In Triplophysa rosa linkage group LG18, Trosa_1v2, whole genome shotgun sequence, a genomic segment contains:
- the entpd1 gene encoding ectonucleoside triphosphate diphosphohydrolase 1 isoform X1 has protein sequence MDEQREVQVKNPCHRPVFIILTAVIAVGIIIVVSISVVQNKRISQKYKYGIVLDAGSSHTSVFIYEWPAEKENNTGMVRQTHTCNVKGKGISSYSANPEGAGMSLQECMEEAKQKIPVRRHLETPVYLGATAGMRLLKMEDEDASEKVLASVGRSLQKYPFSFQGARIILGQEEGAFGWITVNYLSDNLRTATGTLGALDLGGASTQITFVPKQEIESQDNAIDFRLYGNDYHLYTHSFLCFGKDQVLRLSLAEKFHSMIDSTLLRDPCFHTGYNLSKKYVDVFDTPCIKEKSASPKDFFHVGEGVWVECQNSVRKVFNKSHCGYSTCSFDGVFQPSVEGKFGAFSAFFFVMDFLNLTSGTLHEAKLKMKRYCATPWKEIVQRYPSIKEKYLSEYCFSGTYILTLLEDGYKFTSNNWKDIQFIKKIGDSDAGWTLGYMLNLTNMIPAEAPDIPLMAHGGYVSFMVLFTLLIFLLFFLAFLYYRRSTRTAQKDII, from the exons ATGGATGAACAGAGAG AAGTACAAGTAAAGAACCCATGCCACAGGCCAGTGTTCATCATTCTGACTGCTGTTATTGCTGTGGGGATCATCATTGTGGTTTCCATTTCTGTTGTCCAGAACAAGCGTATATCGCAGAAGTACAAG TATGGAATAGTTCTGGATGCAGGCTCCTCCCACACATCCGTCTTCATCTACGAATGGCCAGCTGAGAAAGAGAACAACACAGGAATGGTTCGACAGACACACACCTGCAACGTTAAAG GCAAAGGCATCTCCAGTTATTCCGCAAACCCAGAAGGAGCCGGCATGTCCTTGCAGGAGTGTATGGAAGAGGCTAAACAGAAAATTCCTGTTCGCAGGCACCTGGAAACCCCTGTGTACCTGGGAGCTACAGCAGGCATGAGACTGCTCAA GATGGAGGATGAAGATGCTTCCGAGAAAGTGCTAGCCTCTGTGGGACGTTCTCTGCAGAAATATCCCTTCTCCTTTCAGGGAGCTCGAATCATTTTGGGTCAAGAGGAGGGAGCGTTCGGCTGGATCACTGTGAATTACCTGAGTGACAACTTGAGAACG GCCACAGGGACCCTTGGTGCTCTTGATCTTGGCGGAGCCTCCACTCAGATAACCTTCGTACCCAAACAGGAAATTGAATCACAGGACAACGCTATTGACTTCAGGCTGTACGGAAACGATTATCACTTGTACACACACAGCTTTCTCTGTTTCGGGAAGGACCAAGTGCTTAGGCTTTCTTTGGCCGAGAAGTTTCACTCCATG ATAGATTCAACTTTGTTAAGGGATCCCTGCTTCCACACTGGATATAACCTCAGCAAAAAATATGTGGATGTCTTTGATACACCCTGTATAAAAGAAAAGAGTGCCTCACCTAAAGACTTTTTCCATGTTGGGGAGGGGGTTTGGGTGGAGTGCCAAAATTCGGTCAGGaaggtttttaataaaagccaTTGTGGATACTCGACATGCTCTTTTGATGGTGTTTTCCAGCCTTCTGTTGAAGGAAAATTTGGG GCTTTCTCAGCTTTTTTCTTTGTTATGGACTTTTTGAATCTGACAAGTGGCACATTACATGAAGCAAAGTTGAAGATGAAAAGGTATTGCGCCACCCCATGGAAAGAG ATTGTGCAACGATATCCCAGTATAAAAGAGAAGTATCTCTCTGAATACTGCTTCTCAGGAACCTACATTCTGACGCTTTTGGAAGATGGATACAAGTTTACCTCAAACAACTGGAAAGACATCCAGTTTATTAAGAAG ATAGGAGACAGTGATGCTGGCTGGACATTGGGTTATATGCTGAATCTGACCAACATGATCCCAGCTGAAGCTCCAGACATACCCCTGATGGCACATGGGGGATACGTTTCATTTATGGTCCTCTTCACACTCCTCATATTTCTTCTCTTCTTTCTGGCCTTTTTATATTACCGTCGGTCCACACGTACAGCTCAGAAAGACATCATATAG
- the slc35f3a gene encoding putative thiamine transporter SLC35F3a, with product MQREDETPAAWVQRCPQKERGMRQPDMSPRRLSDISPQLRQLKSLVIDEDLNEELKSSRSVECINSASIEERILRITGYYGYEPWSAFCGEDDQSEREKVEVKVDGRAPTATVKSENVTRRQNLRCCLHMTAVHLHQALWGVAMVICICLSWSGSTQLAKITVRRLNVPFTLTWFSTSWNCVVFPIYYLGHLCCSKDRQTPRQRFRECCQFLGDDALSLRMLLSRVAPFGVLWTLTSYLYLQGLRRIPATDASALFCCSRAFVFLISWIVLRDRFMGVRIVAAILAIGGIVMMTYADGFHGHSVMGISLVVGSASTAAIYKVLFKLVLGNAKLGEAAVYLTILGGANLVFISAVPLILLLTGAEDFVSPGDLPWTSICGMSALLLVFNFLLNFGVVITLPTLISLGIVLSVPVNAVIDRYMCGIQLSSVRVIAASIICLGFLLLLLPEDWDQCLPHLRSMLYNQDQPQECARDKHLETLHITPREARNCNSSTT from the exons ATGCAGAGAGAGGATGAGACTCCAGCAGCCTGGGTACAACGGTGTCCCCAAAaagaaag GGGAATGAGACAGCCAGATATGAGTCCACGCCGCCTGTCAGATATCAGCCCTCAACTCAGACAGCTGAAATCTCTGGTCATTGATGAAGATCTAAATGAAGAATTAAagtcatccagatcagtggagTGCATCAACAGTGCATCTATAGAAGAACGCATCCTGAGGATCACTGGTTACTATGGTTATGAGCCGTGGAGTGCATTCTGCGGAG AAGATGACCAAtccgagagagagaaagtggaaGTGAAGGTAGATGGCCGTGCTCCTACAGCAACTGTTAAATCGGAGAACGTGACCAGACGACAGAATCTACGCTGCTGTCTGCACATGACTGCGGTCCACCTCCATCAAGCACTATGGGGTGTCGCCATGGTGATCTGCATCTGCTTGTCTTGGTCCGGCAGCACTCAGTTGGCCAAAATAACTGTCAGACGCTTGAATGTTCCTTTCACCCTCACTTGGTTTTCCACCTCCTGGAATTGTGTCGTCTTTCCTATTTACTACCTGGGTCACCTGTGCTGTAGCAAGGACAGGCAGACTCCTAGACAGCGGTTCAG AGAGTGTTGTCAGTTCCTGGGAGATGATGCGCTTTCTCTGAGGATGCTGCTTTCTCGCGTGGCTCCGTTTGGAGTGCTGTGGACTCTCACCAGCTACTTGTACCTGCAAGGCCTTCGCAGGATTCCTGCCACCGACGCCTCCGCTCTCTTCTGCTGTAGTCGCGCTTTTGTCTTCCTCATATCCTGGATTGTATTGCGGGATCGCTTCATGGGAGTGCGG ATTGTGGCAGCCATTTTAGCCATCGGGGGCATTGTTATGATGACATACGCAGATGGTTTTCACGGTCATTCTGTCATGGGCATCTCTCTTGTGGTCGGGTCTGCATCAACAGCAGCTATATACAAA GTTCTGTTCAAGCTTGTTCTGGGTAATGCAAAACTCGGCGAAGCAGCTGTGTATCTCACCATCCTCGGTGGAGCTAATTTGGTCTTCATTAGCGCCGTACCCCTAATCCTGCTTCTCACGGGAGCTGAGGACTTTGTTTCACCCGGAGATTTGCCATGGACAAGTATCTGTGGCATGTCTGCTCTTTTGCTGG TGTTCAACTTTCTATTGAATTTTGGTGTTGTGATAACACTTCCTACTCTGATTTCTCTGGGCATTGTCCTCAGTGTTCCTGTCAATGCTG TCATAGACCGCTACATGTGTGGGATCCAGCTCAGCAGTGTACGAGTCATAGCTGCCTCCATCATTTGTCTGGGGTTCCTTCTGCTCCTGTTGCCTGAAGATTGGGACCAATGCCTGCCACATTTACGGTCCATGCTGTACAACCAGGACCAGCCACAAGAGTGTGCCAGAGACAAGCATCTAGAGACACTTCACATCACGCCGAGAGAGGCCAGGAACTGCAATTCTTCCACCACCTGA
- the kcnk1a gene encoding potassium channel subfamily K member 1a, protein MLQCMSGGSCMRVVDGYKSTWYFLILVVSYVLYLVFGALVFSAVELPYEEQLRQQLRTEKQQFLQDNECVSEERLEEFLMRALEASNYGVSVLQNATINWNWDFTSALFFASTVLSTTGYGHAAPLSDGGKAFCIIYSVVGIPFTLLFLTAVVQRIMEFSTRRPVEYLHRRWGMSKPLLAAMHAALLAIIIVSCFFLIPAIIFSVLEEDWNFLESFYFCFISLSTIGLGDYVPGEGYHQKFRELYKLGITFYLILGLIAMLVVLETFCELQQMKKLRKMFYLRKQKTEDELNIVDHDHLSFASVSDQAASIKEDKSDLFPDDVINASPTTSNGQMDR, encoded by the exons ATGCTCCAGTGTATGTCGGGAGGTTCGTGTATGCGTGTGGTAGACGGTTACAAGTCTACGTGGTATTTCTTGATTTTGGTAGTATCGTATGTTTTATATTTGGTATTCGGCGCGCTTGTGTTTTCCGCGGTGGAGCTGCCGTATGAGGAGCAGCTTCGACAACAGCTCCGGACCGAGAAACAGCAGTTTTTACAGGATAATGAATGTGTGTCCGAAGAAAGACTTGAGGAGTTTTTAATGAGAGCATTGGAGGCGAGTAACTATGGTGTGTCGGTTTTACAAAATGCTACTATTAACTGGAACTGGGATTTCACATCGGCGTTGTTCTTCGCCAGCACGGTGCTTTCTACCACAG GGTATGGCCACGCCGCGCCTCTGTCAGATGGGGGTAAAGCCTTCTGTATCATTTACTCAGTGGTGGGAATCCCATTCACACTTCTGTTCCTGACTGCAGTGGTGCAGAGGATCATGGAGTTCAGTACCCGCAGGCCCGTGGAGTATCTGCACCGGCGCTGGGGCATGTCTAAGCCTCTGCTGGCAGCCATGCATGCTGCCCTGTTAGCTATTATTATTGTGTCCTGTTTCTTCCTCATACCCGCCATCATCTTCTCAGTCCTGGAGGAAGACTGGAATTTCCTGGAGTCTTTCTATTTTTGCTTCATCTCTCTAAGTACCATTGGTTTGGGCGACTATGTGCCGGGAGAGGGCTACCACCAGAAGTTCAGAGAACTCTATAAATTGGGCATTACTT TCTACTTGATATTGGGTTTGATCGCTATGCTGGTGGTTCTGGAAACCTTCTGTGAGCTGCAGCAGATGAAGAAACTCAGGAAGATGTTCTACCTGAGAAAGCAAAAGACCGAGGACGAGCTTAACATCGTGGATCACGATCACCTCTCTTTCGCCTCTGTGTCTGACCAGGCAGCCTCTATTAAAGAAGATAAGAGCGATCTGTTTCCTGACGATGTGATCAATGCTTCTCCCACCACCTCTAATGGACAAATGGACAGATGA
- the entpd1 gene encoding ectonucleoside triphosphate diphosphohydrolase 1 isoform X2: MEVQVKNPCHRPVFIILTAVIAVGIIIVVSISVVQNKRISQKYKYGIVLDAGSSHTSVFIYEWPAEKENNTGMVRQTHTCNVKGKGISSYSANPEGAGMSLQECMEEAKQKIPVRRHLETPVYLGATAGMRLLKMEDEDASEKVLASVGRSLQKYPFSFQGARIILGQEEGAFGWITVNYLSDNLRTATGTLGALDLGGASTQITFVPKQEIESQDNAIDFRLYGNDYHLYTHSFLCFGKDQVLRLSLAEKFHSMIDSTLLRDPCFHTGYNLSKKYVDVFDTPCIKEKSASPKDFFHVGEGVWVECQNSVRKVFNKSHCGYSTCSFDGVFQPSVEGKFGAFSAFFFVMDFLNLTSGTLHEAKLKMKRYCATPWKEIVQRYPSIKEKYLSEYCFSGTYILTLLEDGYKFTSNNWKDIQFIKKIGDSDAGWTLGYMLNLTNMIPAEAPDIPLMAHGGYVSFMVLFTLLIFLLFFLAFLYYRRSTRTAQKDII; the protein is encoded by the exons ATGG AAGTACAAGTAAAGAACCCATGCCACAGGCCAGTGTTCATCATTCTGACTGCTGTTATTGCTGTGGGGATCATCATTGTGGTTTCCATTTCTGTTGTCCAGAACAAGCGTATATCGCAGAAGTACAAG TATGGAATAGTTCTGGATGCAGGCTCCTCCCACACATCCGTCTTCATCTACGAATGGCCAGCTGAGAAAGAGAACAACACAGGAATGGTTCGACAGACACACACCTGCAACGTTAAAG GCAAAGGCATCTCCAGTTATTCCGCAAACCCAGAAGGAGCCGGCATGTCCTTGCAGGAGTGTATGGAAGAGGCTAAACAGAAAATTCCTGTTCGCAGGCACCTGGAAACCCCTGTGTACCTGGGAGCTACAGCAGGCATGAGACTGCTCAA GATGGAGGATGAAGATGCTTCCGAGAAAGTGCTAGCCTCTGTGGGACGTTCTCTGCAGAAATATCCCTTCTCCTTTCAGGGAGCTCGAATCATTTTGGGTCAAGAGGAGGGAGCGTTCGGCTGGATCACTGTGAATTACCTGAGTGACAACTTGAGAACG GCCACAGGGACCCTTGGTGCTCTTGATCTTGGCGGAGCCTCCACTCAGATAACCTTCGTACCCAAACAGGAAATTGAATCACAGGACAACGCTATTGACTTCAGGCTGTACGGAAACGATTATCACTTGTACACACACAGCTTTCTCTGTTTCGGGAAGGACCAAGTGCTTAGGCTTTCTTTGGCCGAGAAGTTTCACTCCATG ATAGATTCAACTTTGTTAAGGGATCCCTGCTTCCACACTGGATATAACCTCAGCAAAAAATATGTGGATGTCTTTGATACACCCTGTATAAAAGAAAAGAGTGCCTCACCTAAAGACTTTTTCCATGTTGGGGAGGGGGTTTGGGTGGAGTGCCAAAATTCGGTCAGGaaggtttttaataaaagccaTTGTGGATACTCGACATGCTCTTTTGATGGTGTTTTCCAGCCTTCTGTTGAAGGAAAATTTGGG GCTTTCTCAGCTTTTTTCTTTGTTATGGACTTTTTGAATCTGACAAGTGGCACATTACATGAAGCAAAGTTGAAGATGAAAAGGTATTGCGCCACCCCATGGAAAGAG ATTGTGCAACGATATCCCAGTATAAAAGAGAAGTATCTCTCTGAATACTGCTTCTCAGGAACCTACATTCTGACGCTTTTGGAAGATGGATACAAGTTTACCTCAAACAACTGGAAAGACATCCAGTTTATTAAGAAG ATAGGAGACAGTGATGCTGGCTGGACATTGGGTTATATGCTGAATCTGACCAACATGATCCCAGCTGAAGCTCCAGACATACCCCTGATGGCACATGGGGGATACGTTTCATTTATGGTCCTCTTCACACTCCTCATATTTCTTCTCTTCTTTCTGGCCTTTTTATATTACCGTCGGTCCACACGTACAGCTCAGAAAGACATCATATAG